The following is a genomic window from Nitrospira sp..
TCACCTGCTCGAAGGGGCGGAACTGGCGCGGTTTCTTATCGTCGACGCGCACGATGTGCAACCCTTCCGGCGTCTCCACGATTCCCGTGATCTCTCCGATTTTCAGGGAGGTCAGCGCCTGTTCCAACGCGGGAATCAACTCGCCCTGACGCACTAACCCCAATCGTCCGCCGCGCGCGGCATCCGCTCCATCGGAAAAACGCAACGCCAGTTCCTCGAACGATTCGCCCTGTTTCAAGGTCGCCAGCAGGGCCTCGGCCCGTCCCTGGGCGACGGAGAGGTCGTCCGGGTTGCGAGGTTTGATCAGGATCTGACTCAGTTGATATTCCTCCGGGTAGGCGAAACGATCCCGGTGCTCCTCGTAGTACCGTTTCATCTCCGAGGTCGCCACCATGATGACGCCGCGGACCTCCCGATCGACGACGCGCATCAAGGTCAGTTGTTCGCGGACGTTTCTGGTGGTGTTGGGATCGGCGCCATCGATCTGCTCACCCTGCTTCTTCATCTCCGCCACGGCCTGTACGACTTCCTGGTCAGACACATCCAGGCCCTTGTTCTTGGCGGCCTGAAGTTGCAGTTTGCGTTCGATCATCTTCGTGACGGCCATCGCTTCGGCGGCTTTCAGGCGCCGTTCCAACTCTTCCCCCTTATAGAGTTTGCGGAGTCGCTCTTGATCGGACAGAAGGTCGCGCTTCAGCTCCGACAGCATGATGAGGTCTTTGTTGACGACCGCCACGATACGGTCTTCCAGCTTCGCGGCTTCCCCGGAGAGGGTCGGGACGAGGCTCAGCCAGAACCACAGCAACAGCCAACCGACCGCCGGCCTGCCGTCTGGTGCGTGGGGTGCCCGCCTTCGGAAGCAGGAGAAGAACCGTAGGATGGCGCGGCCTGTTGTCGGGACGATGGGTTGGGCGTTCATGGAGTTGGTGGAATTGTACACAATCGGCGGTGCAGAAAGGGAGCGCTCAAGAGGCAAAAAAGACCGCAGGGTTGAGCGGGAGGGGACGCAGGAGCGGGATGGACGGACGATCAGGGGCGGCCGGATTCATCGGTCACATAGCGGGCTGCGTCAGCCATCCGGATCGTCGCGCCGGAGCGGAGTTCGGCGAAGATATCGTCCAGCCGTTTCCGGCGTTTCTCGGCCAGCAATTCCTGCCGGAGCCGTTCGCGGGTAGCTTGGTCTGCTTGGAGGATTTCCGGTTCCAGCGGACTCACCTTCAGGAGATAATAGCCCTTGTCCGTTTTGATCGGGTCGCTGACGGCTCCCGGATGCAGGGTGGGGATCACCGCATCGAGCTCCGGTTCCAACAGACCCTTGCGATAGGGGCCGAGGTCGCCGCCCTTGGCGCGGCTCCGTTCATCGACCGAATACCGCAGGGCAAATCGAGCGAAGTTGCCGCCGGCCTCCACCTGCCGCTTGAGATCCTTGGCCGCATAGATGTTCGGCAACAGCATGGTTGAGACCTGCACCTTGGGATTGGCCAGGAGCTGGTTGGCATGTTTGCCCAAGTATGCGTCCAACTCCTCTTTCGAGACCTCGACCTTCGTCTTGATCTTGTCCTTGAGCAACTCATCCAGAATCAATTGTTCACGATACCGCTGGGTCTTTTCACGGATCTCGTCCGATTGATCCAACCCCTGTTTGCGCGCCTCCTGCATCAACAACTCGCGCATGATCAATTCGTCGAGGAACCGACGTTTACCGCCTTCTTTCTCATAGCGGGCGCGCGTGGCTTCGGAGAGGTCTCCCCAACGCATGTCGAACTCGGACTGGGTGATGGAGCGGCCGTTGATCATGGCGACCACCGGCTCTTCTTGCGGAGGCTCGGTGCAGCTTGCCAGCGATCCCAGGGCGCAGAGCCCCAGTACGGCCCACGCCAGGCTTGCTCGCCGGTCAGAACTGTGCGGCTTAGGCGGTAACGTCATGCGGTCGGAAGGAACATCCTCTGCGAAAGTCAGGTCGAGCCGCTCTGTAGGCCCTCTGTGTTGGTACCATAGACGTGGAGGGTTTGCAAGGTTGCGTTGAGTTCCTGAAAGACCAAACTCCAGTCTTCATGCGGCATCTGGAGTTCGAACGACAGGGGAGACAGAAAACGCAGCCGTTTCTTGTACCGGTCCATCAAGGCCTGCACGGCGGCTTCAGATACCGCGGCCTTAGGATCGAAGGTGATCACGACGGCCTGGGGCTGTTCGACGACGGAACTCAACCGAAGCTGTTTGGCCATCAGCCGGATCTGCATCAGTTCGAACAGGCGTTCGACCGGTTCAGGCGGATGGCCGTAGCGATCTTCGATTTCCCCGTGCATCATGGCCAGATCGCCGAGTTGCCCGCAGGAAGACAGCCGCTTGTAGAGCGACAGCCGTTGATGGCTGTCCGCCACGTAGTCTTCCGGGATAAAGGCGGAGACGCTGAGCCGCAATGTAGGGTCCGGCTCCTCCTCGACGACCTGTCCCTTGAGGCGCTGCACGGCCTGTTCCACCATTTGCAGATAGAGATCGAGCCCCACGGCCGCGATGTGACCGGACTGCTGCTTGCCGAGCAGATTTCCCGCGCCTCGGATTTCCAGGTCCGCTGCGGCGATGCGGAAGCCCGATCCCAGCTCCGTAAACTGCTGGATGGCGGTCAGCCGCTTCTGTGCGTCGTCCGAGAGCGAGCCTTCGTCCGGCACCAGAAAGTAGGCATAGGCCTGCTCCCCTCCACGTCCCACACGGCCGCGCAGTTGGTAGAGCTGCGCGAGTCCGAACGTATCGGCGCGATTGACGATGATCGTGTTGGCGGTCGGCACGTCGAGGCCTGATTGAATGATGGCCGAGGCCACCAGAATATCGGCTTCCCGGTGGAAGAACTTCAGCATCACGGCTTCCAGCGGTTTGGAATCCATCTGGCCGTGCGCCATCACGATGCGGGCTTCCGGCACCAATTCCTGCAGCCAGGCGCCGGTCCGTTCCATGGTCTCCACGCGATTGTGGACATAGTACGTTTGGCCGCCGCGGCCGAGTTCACGGAGAATCGCTTCCCGGATGGCCTTCTCGCTGAATCGCAGGACCTGCGTGCGGATCGCCAGGCGTCCCGACGGGGGCGTATCGATGATCGAGAGGTCGCGCACGGTCGCCATGGTCATTTGCAGCGTGCGCGGAATCGGCGTCGCCGTCAGGGTCAACACATCGACTTGCGTGCGCAATTGTTTCAACCGCTCTTTATGTTTCACGCCGAACCATTGCTCTTCGTCGATGATGACGAGGCCGAGATTGCGGAACTGCACGTCCTTCTGCAGCAGCCGGTGGGTGCCGATGAGCACGTCCACCACCCCAGCCGCCGCGTCCTTCAGAATCGCCTTCGTGTCCTTGGAGGATTGAAACCGAGACAGCAGCGCGACGCGGGTGGGAAAGGGTGCAAACCGTTCGGCGAAATTATCATAATGTTGATGGGCGAGCAGGGTGGTCGGCACGAGGACGGCCACTTGGCGGTTTTCTTCGACCGCTTTGAAGGCGGCGCGCATCGCCACCTCGGTCTTGCCGTACCCCACGTCGCCGCAGACGAGGCGGTCCATCGGTTTGGTCGATGCCATGTCGTTCGCGATGTCTTCGATCGCCCGGCGCTGATCGGGAGTTTCTTCATATTCAAAGGCCGCTTCGAACTCGTGGTAGAGCAGGCTGTCCTTCCCGTAGGACGTACGATGGACCAATTCCCGATTGGCGTGGAGATCGACCAGTTCCTGCGCCATTTCCTCGATGTCTTGTTTCACCCTCGCGGTCGTTTTGGCCCAACTGGTACCACCCAGCCGGTCCAGGCGGGGGACATGGGCGTCGGCCCCTGCGTAACGTTGGACCTGATTCAACCGATCCAGCGGCACATAGAGCTTGTCCGTCCCGGCGAATTCGAGGACGAGAAAGTCGCTGTCGAAGTCTTGAACCGACAGGCGTCGCAACCCCTGATATTTGGCGATGCCGTATTGCACGTGCACGACAAAGTCGCCGACATTGAGATCCTCCAGCGAGGACAGGAACGTGGCCGCCTTGCTCTTGGGCGGGGGTTTGTGGCGGGCACCCTTGGCGAACAGTTCTTCTTCGGTCAGGACCACCAGGCGGAGGTCGGACGAGAGAAATCCGGCCGACACCTCGCCGTTCAATACCGAAAACGGAGCCTTCTGTGTCGCGGCGGACGAAAGCGCCGAGGATTTCCATTCCACGGCGGGCCGATCATGTTCGCCGAAGAGGGCGAGCAGTCGGCCCACTTGGCCTTGGCTGCGGGCAACCAACACGACCGGTCCGCTTTCGCGCAGGCGATCGAGAACCTCCAGCGTATGGCTGAACGCGGTGCCACGCAGGCCGAGGCCGACACTGGCCGGGGTTTGGGCCGGGCAGGCGATCACGGGGGTCCAACTCGCATCCGGCTCGGTCACCGGCTCAAGCGCGAGGGTGGCATACCCTTGCGTCGCGGCAAGGATCTGATCCCAGGTGAGGTACAGTCGGTCCGGAGTCGGATAGGGATTCGGGTCCGAGCGATCTTCGTGGCGAAGATAACCCTCTTCGACGGCCTGCCAACATTCCGCGTTGTGGGCCTTGAGGACGTTTGGTTGATCCAGGACAAGCACCGGCGGCTGAGGAAAATAGTCGAGCAGGCTGTCCATCGTTCCGTAGACGGACGGAGCGTGCCATTCGGCGTCCGCAGCCAATGGAGTGAGGGCATCGGGCGCATCGTCCGGACGAATGAGTTCGCGGGCCGGCAACACCACGGCTTGCTTGATTCTGTCGGTGGACTGTTGGGTGGAGGGGTCGAACAACCGGAGTGATTCGATCGTGTCGCCGAGAAATTCCACCCGCAAGGGGTCGGGATAGGCGGTGGAATAAATATCGACGATCCCGCCGCGAATGCTGAACTCGCCGGGAATTTCCACCACGGAACTCTTGCGATAGCCCACACGCAGCAGACCGGAGACCAGTGTCTCCCGTTCCAGAGTGCCGTTCGGCTGAAACTGCAAGACGGCGTCGGTGAAGACCAGGGCCGGCAAGACTCGTTGCGTCAACGCCGGGATAGAGGTGAACAACACCGTACGCGCCGTCGTGCAGAGGCGATTGAGCGTCTGCATGCGGCGGGCCACCAGATCGATGTGCGGAGCGGTCGATTCGTAGGGCAGCGTTTCCCATTTCGGAAAGAGTGCCAGATCGTCGCCGGACAGGCCGCACAGGGTTCTGTAAAACAGCGTATCGCGGTAGAGCCGCTCCGCATCGTCATCGGTCTTGGAGACGACCAGCCAGCTGCGTTCGGCGAGGGGGCGGCTTGGTGCGTTCTGCGTGAGGACAGCGAGACTGAAGCCGGCCGTCGATCCGTGCAGACCTGTGAGGCAGGGCTTGCCCCCTCCGGTGCGGAGAGCCTCGATCGCAGGTGCGAGCCAGTTGGTGAGATGCGATGGAGGGATAGGCGGCACGAGGTCCTTAGGCTGTGGAGGCGCGGATCCGTTGCATCAACGTGGTCGTCGACACGCCGGGAACGAGTGGGATCGTTTGCACCAGTCCGCCGCGGGCCTCGACCGTCTCCCGTCCCACGATCCGATCGAGAGACCAGTCTCCGCCCTTGACGAGGATATCCGGTTGAATGGTTGCGATCAGCGCACCAGGGTCCGGCTCCGGAAAGATCACCACATGGTCCACGCAGGCCAGCGCGGCCAGGACCTCGGCCCGTTGGGCCTCCGGCACGATCGGGCGGTCGGTGCCTTTGTTCAAGGCACGCACGGAATCGTCTGAATTCACGCCGACCACCAACAGATCACCGAGGTTGCGGGCTGCCTGCAGATAGCGGGTGTGGCCGATATGCATCAGGTCGAAACAACCGTTCGTGAACACGATCCTGCGTCCCTGCCGACGCTGTTCCGCCAGCAAGGGTGCGAGTCGGTCCCGCCCGATGACTTTGTTGTTCATACGATCCACCGTCGATCCGAGGAAATCTCATCTTAGGGGGAGGTCGCCCCGCGAATCAATGCCCGTCTTCCCGCGTGTCGGGCTTCACGCCTCCTGGTCGGCCTTTCCGTGTAGCAGGGCCGTCACGAACCTGGGGAAGGCCCCCCAAACGGACGACGCCGTTGCCGTGCCGTTCGATCAATTGATCGAGCACGGCGACGGCGTCTCGTTGTCGCCGGTCAAAGAGTGGTTCAGGGGCGGGGGTGAGGTCCGACAGGCCCAGGCCTACGAGACGATAGCGTGTTCTCGGCTGCAGCAGGTTTTTCAACGCCCGGCTGATGTCGGGCCACATGTCCGGATCGTAGTTCAAGGGCGTGGAGAATTTCCGTTGCCTCGTGGTGATGTGGAAATGCGCGTCCTTCAGCTTCACCGTGAATGAACCAGCGGCCAGCCCGTCAAGCCGCAGGTCGTGCGCCAACTGCTCGAGAAAGCCATGGACGATCGGCTCCAGCAGGGCCGGATCATCGGTATCCTGGTCGAAGGTCGTCTCATGGCTCACACTCTTGGTCTCGCGGTCTGCGACTACCGGCTCGTTGTCGTGGCCTTGGGCGAGCGACCGGAGCGCCGTCAGCCCGGTGCCGAACAGGCGGAGCAAGGAGGTGGTGAAACGAGGTTCCAACAGATCACCGATGGCACGGAGTCCGATCCGTTCGAGTGCCTCGGCCGATTTGGGACCGATGCCTGGTAACGAGCGGACCGACAACGGTGCGAGAAACGACGCTTCGGAACCGGGCTCGATCACCGCCAGCCCGTCCGGCTTGTGCGAGTCGGCGGCGATTTTTGCGACGGTTTTGCCGGAGGCCAGGGCAATGGTGCAGGTCAGGCCGGTTGTCCGGTGAATGTCGGTCTTGAGGGCCAGCCCCAACTCATGCGGATCGGGATGGCGGGTCTGCAGCCTGGTCGTCTCCGCATAAAATTCGTCGATACTCGTCCACTCGGTTTCCGGG
Proteins encoded in this region:
- a CDS encoding Transcription-repair coupling factor — protein: MPPIPPSHLTNWLAPAIEALRTGGGKPCLTGLHGSTAGFSLAVLTQNAPSRPLAERSWLVVSKTDDDAERLYRDTLFYRTLCGLSGDDLALFPKWETLPYESTAPHIDLVARRMQTLNRLCTTARTVLFTSIPALTQRVLPALVFTDAVLQFQPNGTLERETLVSGLLRVGYRKSSVVEIPGEFSIRGGIVDIYSTAYPDPLRVEFLGDTIESLRLFDPSTQQSTDRIKQAVVLPARELIRPDDAPDALTPLAADAEWHAPSVYGTMDSLLDYFPQPPVLVLDQPNVLKAHNAECWQAVEEGYLRHEDRSDPNPYPTPDRLYLTWDQILAATQGYATLALEPVTEPDASWTPVIACPAQTPASVGLGLRGTAFSHTLEVLDRLRESGPVVLVARSQGQVGRLLALFGEHDRPAVEWKSSALSSAATQKAPFSVLNGEVSAGFLSSDLRLVVLTEEELFAKGARHKPPPKSKAATFLSSLEDLNVGDFVVHVQYGIAKYQGLRRLSVQDFDSDFLVLEFAGTDKLYVPLDRLNQVQRYAGADAHVPRLDRLGGTSWAKTTARVKQDIEEMAQELVDLHANRELVHRTSYGKDSLLYHEFEAAFEYEETPDQRRAIEDIANDMASTKPMDRLVCGDVGYGKTEVAMRAAFKAVEENRQVAVLVPTTLLAHQHYDNFAERFAPFPTRVALLSRFQSSKDTKAILKDAAAGVVDVLIGTHRLLQKDVQFRNLGLVIIDEEQWFGVKHKERLKQLRTQVDVLTLTATPIPRTLQMTMATVRDLSIIDTPPSGRLAIRTQVLRFSEKAIREAILRELGRGGQTYYVHNRVETMERTGAWLQELVPEARIVMAHGQMDSKPLEAVMLKFFHREADILVASAIIQSGLDVPTANTIIVNRADTFGLAQLYQLRGRVGRGGEQAYAYFLVPDEGSLSDDAQKRLTAIQQFTELGSGFRIAAADLEIRGAGNLLGKQQSGHIAAVGLDLYLQMVEQAVQRLKGQVVEEEPDPTLRLSVSAFIPEDYVADSHQRLSLYKRLSSCGQLGDLAMMHGEIEDRYGHPPEPVERLFELMQIRLMAKQLRLSSVVEQPQAVVITFDPKAAVSEAAVQALMDRYKKRLRFLSPLSFELQMPHEDWSLVFQELNATLQTLHVYGTNTEGLQSGST
- a CDS encoding PpiC-type peptidyl-prolyl cis-trans isomerase, translated to MNAQPIVPTTGRAILRFFSCFRRRAPHAPDGRPAVGWLLLWFWLSLVPTLSGEAAKLEDRIVAVVNKDLIMLSELKRDLLSDQERLRKLYKGEELERRLKAAEAMAVTKMIERKLQLQAAKNKGLDVSDQEVVQAVAEMKKQGEQIDGADPNTTRNVREQLTLMRVVDREVRGVIMVATSEMKRYYEEHRDRFAYPEEYQLSQILIKPRNPDDLSVAQGRAEALLATLKQGESFEELALRFSDGADAARGGRLGLVRQGELIPALEQALTSLKIGEITGIVETPEGLHIVRVDDKKPRQFRPFEQVKAEIQSLVFQQKTEDQYQIWMADLKNKAYIEIKF
- a CDS encoding D-glycero-beta-D-manno-heptose 1-phosphate adenylyltransferase (D-glycero-beta-D-manno-heptose-7-phosphate kinase), which gives rise to MNNKVIGRDRLAPLLAEQRRQGRRIVFTNGCFDLMHIGHTRYLQAARNLGDLLVVGVNSDDSVRALNKGTDRPIVPEAQRAEVLAALACVDHVVIFPEPDPGALIATIQPDILVKGGDWSLDRIVGRETVEARGGLVQTIPLVPGVSTTTLMQRIRASTA
- a CDS encoding DNA polymerase IV, encoding MSARWARQILFGDIDAMFASAAALADPSLAGKPVAVGGPPPRGTIAAASYTVRRFGVRSAMPTIQALRLCPDLILVPPDRPLYSRLHRRLQEVVDRFFPETEWTSIDEFYAETTRLQTRHPDPHELGLALKTDIHRTTGLTCTIALASGKTVAKIAADSHKPDGLAVIEPGSEASFLAPLSVRSLPGIGPKSAEALERIGLRAIGDLLEPRFTTSLLRLFGTGLTALRSLAQGHDNEPVVADRETKSVSHETTFDQDTDDPALLEPIVHGFLEQLAHDLRLDGLAAGSFTVKLKDAHFHITTRQRKFSTPLNYDPDMWPDISRALKNLLQPRTRYRLVGLGLSDLTPAPEPLFDRRQRDAVAVLDQLIERHGNGVVRLGGLPQVRDGPATRKGRPGGVKPDTREDGH